AGCTACAGAAGCAAGCAAAACACACAAGCTCGAAATATGGATGGTTTAATTGAACCGAACAGTGTGCTTATGCATAATAAAATCACAGAGGCCGGGAAAAGAAATGGCTTAATCAACACAAGAAATTTAATGGCGGAAAATAAAGATGGAATGGTCTCAGTTTATCCGACTCCTCAATATCAGAGTCATATTGTTGGAAGTATTTCTTCTCAGACTGGCATAGACAACATAAAAAATGACCCAGTTCAGCAACTCTTGGATCCTAACATGCTACAACAGACTGTGGAGTCTCACTATCGCCCCAACATCATTCTGTATTCGGAGAATGTCTTACGCTCTTGGGGCGAGACTGTCAGCACTGAGTGCTGTGAAACCACCTTTATTGAAGATAGGTCACCAACCAAAGACAGTCTTGACTACCCAGATAGCAAGTTCATTGACCTTTCCTCTGAAGATATCAAAATTCATACTCTTTCTTATgatgtagaagaggaggaagaattcCAAGAGTTAGAGGTTAGTTTAACCATTTGATATTGGATATAGATTTGTCCTTTACATATGCTTGTTGGGTATATCTTgatgaataaataaaatgaatgggACACAATGAATATGGGTTTAGAAAGTGCCCATTCTGAGAATGATTATAGAAATATTTAGGTTTTGCAGTGAGCCCCACAGGAGCAAGTTCAGAAGATGGAATGGGTAATGGCtatgatgaagtgttgtgtcctCGTGTACTCCCTCAAggtgttgctccctggggatcagcgGAGTGATAATgtattgaagaatgaggccagaattaaacatataaaagtttttttttactaattgcaACATAGAACTTCGAATACACAAATTACCAGCTGATTTCAAGCACAATTGTCTCTGGCACCAGTAAGTAACATGGAGGCAAGTCGGATGGCTGCACTTTAGCACTATGTAGTACTGGCCTTGTGGTAATCTGGTGATGGGTGTCTTTGCCATAATCCATCACCTAACATTAGTGTAAATGCTGATGTAGTGACTCACTATGCTGTCTTTCTCATCAAAGAACAACTTGAGAGCTTgatcaaattaattttttttcttgccaaCAATAGCCATCCATTCCTTACTGGAACAAACGGACAGTTAacacatataaaatacataataataatacaataccaAACTATTTACAAAATTGTAGTACACCCAGGTCTTGGGTACTccagttttattttgggaaacatGTATTTAAAGTTTTTGGGGTTTGGTTAAATCAATATTATTGCCCCAAAATAAGTCATTTTTATCATAGCATAATGTTACAAGCAGCAGAGATGTCCCTGTTTTCTTGTCATCTCCTTTCTTACATCTGATTATTTAATCTGGGTCAGCTGAACACCTTGCTCCGCTTGgttgtttaaggcctctttcacacgaatgtgtgtaccccgtggccgtgctgcgaacCGAAAATTGCGGTCCggaatgcacgggcactgacggTGGACCAGTCGCATGCGAATCGcgactccattcacttgaatgggttccgcgatccctccgttccgcaaaaagatagaacaagttctatatttttgtggaacggatgagCAGAACAGAACCTCACAGAAGCACTTCCGTTTTGTGGTTTCGTTCTGTTCCggaccgcatctctggatttccggatccattcaagtgaatgcggaatgcacatggccggtgccccgtatattgcggacccgccatatGTGGGCTGCAATATTgccacgggggacacacggtcatgtgaaacaagcctaagaGGGAGTCCATGACTGGTTAGCAGTCCTTTAAATATTTCTGCTCTCTGCACTAAAGGTGGTGTGTGTAGTTTAAGCTCTGTATATTTGTATCAAGAATTTTTGTTATTCCTTAGTTCTTGTTCAGGGACTAGATTGTTCAGTGTAATTTGGTTCTTAGAGTCCTTCTAGCCCTTACCTTGCTTTCTAGTCTTGAAGTTTGATGTTTCCCTGTGGAATCTGTCTGTTTGCTGATGCTGTGTttgctgaatttttttattttattttttttttcctctgggtGCTAGAGCCTTCTTGCTCTCTTGCTAGGGTCAGTATTGCAGATTAGGGTCAATTTCATCCAGTATTTATTTCTGATTACCGTCATTCATTTGCTCCCAGTTTGTATACTATTAATTGACTATCTGATATATCCTGCATCCATTTGTGCTGTCTTCCGTTTAGCAGCCTCATTTGGTTCTTGTCATCTATTGGTCAGTTGGACTTCTGTTTATTTGTTATCTACCAGTGttgttaaaggggctatccaaagTCTAGCACATGTTCCTGTCACCCACgttgctcctgatccccgcacggccgctgctgcatctcctcaTCGCATGAATCAAAGCATCAGTCGACAGAGGAGCAGCCAGTAGCAGGCCGCgacagggatgagcctccctagcatcgctggTGAAGCAAGGAAGGCTCTATAGTATCAATAAACATTTGGTCATTCAACCATTTTGCGTCTTTTTCTTGCTGTTTAAAACTTGACTTTTATTTTTTAGTACTTAAAAATCCAGCTTTTGCTGGCTTTTTATAACAGACACTGTACACTAAAACCTTCAGTAGGTATAGAGCAGGCAGCTAGGAATACTGATTCCTTCAGGAGTTTATATACACTCGCTGTTTATCTTTATGCACAGCAACGTTTCAATCTTTAGATACTATTGTAGCAGGTCCAGCCTATGAGCGCTCAGGCTGGCCGTATATTGCTACATTTGGATTCTATATGTACAGTGATGCACAACCTACAGCCCGCGGGCCAAATCCGGCCCGCAAAGCTGTGTCATGCGGCTCGTGCGACTCCccggaaaaagtctaaggcataccaatacgccttagacttcCCCCCACGTTCATCAGCacagtgagcgctgtgaacggcacaggcagcgcagcgatgctgcctgtgcctgaaataaccaatagcaaagctccttacagcaaggagctttgttattggttggtatAGGCGTGCGCTGGAGTGATAGAGGTTCTACAGCAGGGGAAGCCGGCGGGagctgaaaggaggaggggccggctccaGGGGCGGCtgttgtcaccccactagtgactctgctctcccctccttctgtcacctcactagtgaccctgcttccccctcctcctgtcaccccactagtgaccctgcttccccctcctcctatcaccccactagtgaccctgccccccctcctcctgtcaccccactagtgaccctgctcccccctcctcctgtcaccccactagtgaccctgctccccctccttctgtcaccccactagtgaccctgctcccccctcctcctatcaccccactagtgaccctgctcccccctcctcctgtctccccactagtgactctgctctcccctcctcctgtcaccccactagtgactctgctctcccctcctcctgtcaccccactagtgaccctgccccccctcctcctgtcaccccactagtgaccctacttccccctcctcctgtctccccactagtgaccctgccccccctcctcctgtcaccccattagtgaccctgctcccccctcctcctgtcaccccactagtgaccctgcccccccctcctcctgtcaccccattagtgaccctgctccccctcctcctgtcaccccactagggaccctgcccccctcctcctgtcaccccattagtgaccctgcccccctcctatcacctcactagtgaccctgcttccccctcctcctgtcaccccactagtgaccctgctccgccctcctcctgtcaccccattagtaacactgctcccccctcctcctgtcaccccactagtgactctgatacccctcctcctatcaccccactagtgaccctgctcccccctcctcctatcaccccactagtgaccctgcttcccccttctcctgtcaccccactagtgaccctgctcccccctcctgctgtcaccccacagggaagaagctgaacagactccaccgactatgatgggatccgttcagttcCCGCTCgggatcctgtctttttaccgGACACAGAAGTGCTGCATACAAGGCATTTTTGTCTGTTCTttcgacagaatctgcaacagaggctccaaacgcagaTTTGAAGGCCTACGTATTATGTATTTTAgcaatgctcacacgtgccccctcacagtgtttgcatttctttctggcaaagctacctggttctggcctgtgaaatttataccatgtctagtgcggccctcagacgaaaaatggttgggcaccactgtatTAGTAGTTATTCCTATCTACTTATATGCTGCCTGCTTTCTACTGAGCCTAAATTCACACACAAAAAAGCACCCTGCCTCCCAACATGTTTCGCTGGAAAaccagcgtcttcaggggaacatgcaggcatGTGTGTTGGGGGACCAGCTTTTATTAGCTAGGTGGATGATGACATAATGGTTAAGAGAATCTTGCAGTTTCTTACTTTCTTTATCCCCCCATTACTTTCTAATATCTGCATCTATTGGCTCACCTTTCCTCCGTGTCACTCTTGCAGTTTACGTCACTATAGCATCTCCCAGAGTCTCTCACTGGTTCGGGGAGTTCAAGCATGCGTGTCAACTTAGCGGTATTTTCCTTCTTCAGTTCGCTGTGCGCATGTGGCaggacttatatatatatatatattttaatcataaTATTAAGAATATTGACCATGCATAACATTTTCCTATTAATACTGTCCCATTCTGTTATGCTTAAGGTTTTTATTTCACTATGTTTATGAttatgtatgcacatatataaaagaaaagaaaaagaaaagagaaaaagaaggggcggtccttcacattgcattaggcttcagagtgaggaggcgtgtctctcagtaatccaatctaattggttggcaggaagctgctggttacagcaagtgtgtatgtgacctgaggcaATGCAGttttggcagaggagccatcttgagaagatcctcataatgtaggattcaaaacagccgtaactaaggggaaaactcaaggaaaacagtggtaagtgaagaaactaaagatagcttttttttattgatttttttgatgaaaatatgacagttatcctttaagtactaaaaaaataaaagtgaagttttaaatgGCAGCACAAGAAAAAGACACAACATGGTTAAATGACCAAATGTTTATTGATACTATAGATGTAAATGTCTTAACTTATGCTGAGAGGTCCTATTTTTCTGTTTAGCCAGGGAGGCTTGCCCctattgtggcctgctattggggGATCCTGATTAGTGTAAACCACTATGGCCTGTATAATACCGTAGGTTTACACTGTGCTATATTTTTGGATTATATTAGTGATAGCCGATTCCACATGTTCTCCCACTTTTTATTGTGGGTATGTATCTATTTTAATATGTATTTTAAGCATAAACTAATAAATATGGTAGTATGTGTTATTTATTTGCACAGTGTTGTTCTTTTAGGTAGTAAAAAGTGCCTTTGTCTCATAGTCTGAAGTCAGGGTGGTCCAACAGTGCCAGACCTCCCTGACTGCTTCGTTGATGTTCTGGCAGAACACTTGTACTGTGCTTTGCTGGATCGGTGACAGAGGAGTGTGTCTGCATATTTCTCTCTCCCCCTGCCCGACTCTGATCTATGTGATCAGTACAGCAGGAGAGAAGGGTGAGCAATCATGTACAGGACTGTGAAAAAAATTGTCCTCTAAATACTGAAGGTCTTCAAGCTGCAAGGAATATAAATAAAGCTCCATGCaacttaaggacctttgatgatgtcaccagtATGAGTATCAGTGTACTTTGTGTGTGCACAACAGAACTGTATTTGTGTATAGCTATGCTGTGTGTATACAGCAGGGCTGTGTGTTTATGCAGGGGAACTGTGTGTACAGCAGAACTGTGTGTGCTGCATTCCTCTGTGTGCATAATGTGCGTACAGTACTGttgtgtgtataatatgtgtACTGCAGatatgtgtatgtataatgtgcacTGCTGGGTGTGTATAATGTTCATACTGCAGAGTTGCATATCTATAATGTGTATAATGTGGAGCTGTGTCTGCATATTTGTATAAATGCATGATCATGGAGAGTAAAAAAGAAAtacctaaaaaataaattatgtaacAAAAGAAACATGGTAGGACACTTTGTAGGCAGGAGACATATTTACTTGTATACATTCCAAGAGATGACAACATGCTCCATTGCTGTTTATTTCAATGGTCAGAAGATAAAACACTAAGGTTAAAAGGGGCTATGCAAGACTACAAAGTTGTTGACCTTGGATGAAAGGCTGCCTGGAAACTTAAAGTGTCTctggaaaatgttttaataaagtggccccatgttgtagatgggtccaaattgacagaaggcagggtcaACACAATTTGGTGGggccagcacaaaataccgccccagcagagcaaattactacagtgcagcacaatatactgccccaccaAAACCAAACACCACATTAAATCTCAAAATAATGCCTCAGaagagccagataccacagtgcatcgcAAACTAATGCTCtatcagcacaaaatacttctCAAAAATCTGCCCCTCTCTGGTGGCCATTGCCAGCTGCCACATTGcatcctcctactccagttgcctcaggatggTAATACAGCTGAATTTATGAGTCACCTGCAGTCACTGGCCAAGTACATAAGCGATTGATGCCCCCAAGTATTAATTAACTGTGGAAGCTTTAGACCATTACTACTCTTGCTGCTGCCGTGAGGATGGCTCAGACGGCTCCTTCGTcactggcccaccaggaaatttccctgtcggTTCTATGGACAGTCCGCCCCTTGGTTTCGCCTCACGGCTTTATTTAAACCACCAAGGAAGGAATTTTCTGTTGTGTAAACCTGGGGTGCATTGTATAGTCTTATAGTCGAAAAAATACAGTATGTGCCAAATTTAACATAGTGACTTTAATTGTATGATAAATTTGGAGCATTTTTAGAAACTTTTGTCTAGCTACTGTATATACCgattattggttggcttacttagcgcgttggttggcttactttactTAAGCCATGCCACCTTTCCAGTAAGCCACATATTTTTCTTATAAGAAGCCATGCCCCATTGTCAAGTGAGGTGCAGACAGTATTCTAAAGCACTTAAGTGTAAAGCATATCATGtgcaccagaattctggcttagtttaattactcccaaaaaaataataataatatttttttaccctaaaaatgccttcttcttctttcttcttctttccttcttcttccttcttcttcctccttctttcttcttttttttttcttcttcttcttcttcttcttcatcagACGCCATTGTGTAGCATCTTGAATTTGTTTTTTTGCTCCTATGAttgaacagaaaaacagaaagtaATGGTTCACTGCTCGTTACAAAAGAAAAGTTAATCATTATTAACTTATTAATTACATAAACAGTATAAGATGCAGCATAATGAAATGTCACTTTGAGTTCTCATCAGTCATCGCTTTTCTCTTGTCACACTTGTTTAACGTTCATCATTTAGAATGCCTGATTCTAACAGCAAATTTATTCCTAAAATGATGATGCAACACTAGAATTTACATGAACAAGCATCATGATAGCACTGCAAATACATTTAATGTACCTTTAGTTTTATCTTTAGTGAGCTATGATTAGAGTAGGGCCCATGTACACGACACTCGGGTGTTGTATGTCTTGGCAACTGTATCACCCTGCATGCTACCTGTGCCTTTCCATATGCAATGTCAGATCGAGTAGAAAAacgcaattaaccccttaatgacggGCCATTTTGCAATTTTGTGAGCAggcagatttttgcaaatctgacatttgtcactttatgtagtaataacttttgAATGCTTTACTTaatcaagccattctgagacagttttcttgtgacacattgtacttcatgttagtggtaaaattgagtcaatgtAAACCACCTTCATTTATAAATACATCTGAAATTTACATAACAATTTGTAAAACATgtttaattttcaaaatttgaatttctttgcttttaaggaTAGTGAtaactcacaaaatagttattaccttacattccccatatgtctactttatgctggcatcattttaaaaatgtaattttaatttttttaggacttccaaaatccacttttttaaggaccagttcagttctgaagtcaatttatggggcttacatagtagaaaccacccatacatgaccccattttagaaattatactactcaaattattcaaaactgatttgactaaCTTTGTTATCcgtttaggtgttcaacaagaattaaaggaaaatggagatgaaattaaaaaatttcacttttttggcagattttccattttaatcctttttttttagaATTATATTTTTGTAAAACATCAaaggtaaacagccaaacaaaacttgatGTCTAtcaccttgattctgcagtttacagaaacatcccacatgtggtcgtaaacagctataaacgcacacggcagggctcagagggaaaggtgcaccatatggtttttggaagacagattttgctggtctggtttttagacaccatgtcacatttgaagcctaATGTACCCTATAGTAGAAACTACCAAAacgtgaccctattttggaaactaaggtcACAGTtctattgatactattttggggtacgtatgatttttgattgctctatattacgctttttgtgatacaaggtaacccaaaaatgtctgttctggcacagtttttatttttagttttttacaatgtttatctgacaggttagatcttgtgatatttttttgaaaaaaaataatgcttttcTGTCTCCAATTTCTGAaagccatccttttttttttcctgatgatTGTCTTGTGCGGGGgctagtttttttccaggaagagttgacgtttttattggtatatttttgggtacttatgattttttgatcattcaatattacacttaaTGGGGCAAGATGGtgaaaaaattggttgtttttgcacagtttttatattaTTGTTTGACGACATTGACAttagggggtagatcatgtgatattgtgatagggcaggttgttatggatgcagtgataccGAAAGTGTctatatttttatgttatttattttggttttacacaataagagcatttttgaaaaaaactaaatcatgttttgtgtctcatttttttgcgggatgaggtgatggtttgattggtacacttttggcgtacatatgacttttATGATCACTTTTGATACAATTTTTTGAGAAGTAAAGTGttcaaaattgcaattccatcatagtttttcatttcttttttttttttttctttttttttaagaccGTGATGGAAAAGTAACATggttgttttatagatcaggtcgttaccaATGCagagataccaaacatgtgtagtgtattttatttttttcatttttaaccaattataaatGTGCGGATATGGGAAAaagttagattttttatttatttacaatctTTACTTTTTACAGgttattgatccagggagttattctgtaaATTCCCCTTGATTGGCTGACCAGGCTGTAtatcagcctctgagccaatcagggcaagccctcccctCCACTTTCCCCCAATGTCTTGTGACCATCCTTGTTCTTCTtcccttgtgtttttttcagcTAACATGAACAGTAAAATGGCGCCGGGCAGCGTTTTTACATGATTCATACCAAGTGAGTCATAAAAGCTTTGGATTCATTTGGCGGATACATTTATGTAAAGTGTGAAACAAATCCTGTTCTATTAAAAttgttttgctcatctctactgcacATCATTTAGCTTGTTGCATTgatgcagtgtaattacatcttCCTCTTCCATTCAGTTGGTTGGGAGCGGTAACTTTGAAGATGATGCAGATCTTGCATGATcatcaaccagctgattggcgggggtcctgggtgtcagacccctactgagctgatattgataacctatcctgagaattggtatcaatatcaaaatcaatatcctgacactgcacaacccctttaagtttagtaAAAATTTTACATCTGATTTATGTAACAGATGCAAAATACTCAAACAAATACATAATTTCAGCTCACCCTTACATGCCACGGCTGTGCACAGAAACTCCAGACCAGGGAACAATCCAGCCAAAGTGCAAAAATGCCAAAATTCCAGCaatcaggtcactgttaaaattcCAGCATTTATTGCATCATCTTAAAATCCATTAGCTGACCAGAGAGCaaacagtctacgcgtttcgacatAAAGTCTTAATCCTGACCATGCAGTTctgagtttttattttaaaaaaagggtaAATCTCTTTAAAGcgaatctgtcaccacaatcttggactattatctgcaataATACATAAGTAATAGTGCTCTATAATGCAAAACACAAAGGTCACTGATCATATTCTAGCTGGAGCTGATAAGTAAGAACGTCAGATTCTCTCTGGTGTACGATTCTTCTATTTGCACAGGAAGGTCCAGGGAATTTTACTGCAATCAACAAACAGCCAAAATATAATCTATTCTAAACAAGAGAATACAGAGAACAGGCCGCCGACTTAGTGAAATACCAAAAGGACATGCACTCCATGCAAGATATTTATTGTGCTTACAAGCTAAAGAATGACATCAAGTATATAACATGAGCCAGTACCACATGCCTGACTTGAGGTTCACATTTGCTTCTTCCAGAGCATGTTTATACCTTCCGGAGGCATACATATATGTGGGGACAGTTATTAACagatacagtgaggaacataaGCATTTGAACAtactgcaattttgcaagttctcccacttagaaaccaTGGAGGGGTCTGATATTCAcactgtaggtgcattcccactctgagagacaggaaatcacattgtatgatttttaaaaaatgtatttgttttgcactgctgaacataagtatttgaacacctgagaaaatcagtgttaatatttggtacagaagcctttgtttgcaattacagaggtcaaacgtttccagTGGTTCATTTGACCCACTCCACCacgcagatctcctctagatctgtcaggtttcggggctgtcgctgagcaacacagagtttcagctccctccaaagatgttctattggatttaggtctggagactggttagtccactccagaaccttgatatgcttcttatggagccactcctttgttatcctggctgtgtgctttgggtcattgtcatgttggaagactcagccacgacccatcttcaatgctctgactgtgGGAAGGAGGTTGTTTCTCAAaatctggctggattaatttttccatcacattatacactgtttatttccatggttacgaccaccatcAGCGGTGACCATGGTTGTACAATAAAGGTAAAAGCACTGGCCcctctggtggccgagactgtgGGAGTGCACGAagtccagcacttttttctatattgtgcaagcacagccactgctgctggattgcatggtggttgtaaccatggaaactagaagTGCATAATGTGTTGAAAaagatcaagccagcaaaggaaataatatggacaatcataatacattagtaagtgtttttgtattaattttgtctacacaataaatgccatttgctgaagtgagacaaccccttgaagtcTGTCACACAGCCTGCTAGAGGAAGCGCCAACCTTATGTAGAGTTTTGtgcttctacataactttggtgcttcCTCCAGCAGCGCAGAGGGACTTAAGACCAGtatgctggttttaataaatgtcccccatagtttcCAGAATAGATGTTTACATTCACATTAAgagttaaaaagtaaaaaaaataaaatgcaaatgcaaataaaacatgcttttaaaaccTCATATAATTCAGATATTACATCCATCCCATTAAATAGTTAAAAAGACTCAAATAGCTCCATAAAGCAATTTGATCACCTGACTTTACTCTCCAATAGAAAAGAGGGAACTATACAAGACCATAAATGGATAACAACCTACATAGATCTTTTATTTAGATATTTGCCCAGAACAATAAAGAGGCATccataaataaatattaataataatgaataTGTGCTAACATCTAatcaaaaaatgcatcaaaacctaAATTCTGAACTTTTGGCAATAATGTACCAACATTATAAATCTAGAATAATTCTCTTTGATTGGCTGGACCACACCTATTATGAATTATAAACTTACCTTTGAGACTTGACCTATCTCTTTTGGTGTTACTGTGCTCAATGTGAACAGTCCCTGAGATCAA
The genomic region above belongs to Bufo gargarizans isolate SCDJY-AF-19 chromosome 4, ASM1485885v1, whole genome shotgun sequence and contains:
- the SYNDIG1 gene encoding synapse differentiation-inducing gene protein 1 yields the protein MDGLIEPNSVLMHNKITEAGKRNGLINTRNLMAENKDGMVSVYPTPQYQSHIVGSISSQTGIDNIKNDPVQQLLDPNMLQQTVESHYRPNIILYSENVLRSWGETVSTECCETTFIEDRSPTKDSLDYPDSKFIDLSSEDIKIHTLSYDVEEEEEFQELESDYSSDTESEDNFLMMPPRDHLGLSVFSMLCCFWPLGIAAFYLSHEKEDGSAEKMLLLKQEKENNLLIV